Proteins from a single region of Segatella copri:
- a CDS encoding gluconate 5-dehydrogenase — MDFNKLFSLEGKVALVTGAAYGIGFAMAEAYAKAGAKIAFNCRSQHHMDQALADYKAKGIEAKGYICDVTDEEQVKNMVADIEKELGVIDILVNNAGIIKRIPMTEMSVDDFKQVIDIDLTAPFIVSKAVIPGMIKKGHGKIINICSMMSELGRETVSAYAAAKGGLKMLTRNICSEYGEYNIQCNGLGPGYIATPQTAPLRERQADGSRHPFDSFICAKTPAGRWLEPEELAGPAVFLASDASNAVNGHILYVDGGILAYIGKQPK, encoded by the coding sequence ATGGACTTTAATAAACTATTCTCATTAGAGGGTAAAGTAGCCCTCGTTACAGGTGCCGCTTATGGTATCGGGTTTGCTATGGCTGAGGCTTATGCCAAAGCTGGTGCTAAGATTGCTTTCAATTGCCGCAGCCAGCACCACATGGATCAGGCTCTTGCAGATTACAAAGCAAAGGGTATTGAGGCAAAGGGTTATATCTGTGATGTAACAGACGAGGAACAGGTGAAAAACATGGTAGCTGACATTGAGAAGGAACTTGGTGTTATTGATATTTTGGTAAACAACGCAGGTATTATCAAGCGTATTCCTATGACTGAGATGTCTGTAGATGACTTCAAGCAGGTTATTGACATTGACCTCACTGCACCTTTTATCGTATCTAAGGCAGTTATCCCTGGTATGATCAAGAAGGGTCATGGTAAGATTATCAACATCTGCTCTATGATGAGCGAGCTGGGGCGTGAGACTGTTTCTGCATACGCAGCTGCCAAGGGTGGCTTGAAGATGTTGACACGTAACATCTGCTCTGAGTATGGTGAGTACAACATCCAGTGCAATGGCTTGGGCCCTGGTTACATCGCAACTCCTCAGACAGCACCTCTCCGTGAGCGTCAGGCTGATGGTAGCCGTCATCCATTCGACAGCTTCATTTGTGCAAAGACTCCTGCAGGTCGCTGGTTGGAACCAGAAGAGTTGGCTGGTCCTGCAGTTTTCTTGGCTTCAGATGCTTCTAATGCAGTGAATGGTCACATTCTCTATGTAGATGGTGGTATCTTGGCATATATCGGAAAGCAGCCAAAATAA
- a CDS encoding HU family DNA-binding protein, with translation MNKTELIDKIAAGAEITKAQAKAALEATTNALKEALIAGDKIQLVGFGTFSINERPAREGINPATKEKIQIAAKKVAKFKAGAELADAINK, from the coding sequence ATGAACAAGACAGAATTGATTGACAAGATTGCAGCAGGTGCTGAGATTACAAAGGCACAGGCTAAGGCCGCTCTTGAAGCTACAACAAACGCATTGAAGGAAGCCCTCATTGCAGGTGACAAGATCCAGTTGGTAGGTTTCGGTACATTCAGCATTAACGAGCGTCCTGCTCGTGAGGGTATCAATCCAGCTACTAAGGAGAAGATCCAGATTGCAGCTAAAAAGGTTGCTAAGTTCAAGGCTGGTGCTGAGCTTGCAGATGCAATCAACAAATAA
- a CDS encoding endonuclease/exonuclease/phosphatase family protein: MFKGFKEFTYKMIAGANVATIIIMLLVGFSDFFQPEKFAALANLGLLFPVFLIVNLGFLLFWLLFRSKYAIIPFLGFLICFVPVRKYMPINFSGETPKACIKVLSYNTWNFGAQTEDAEGTNICIAYLQEQDADIVCLQEACPTSRNIEQIDSMLKPMYAFQDTTMHINGGNCLMLLSKYPILSKERIPYESKGNMSVAYRLKVKDREVLLINNHLETTGLSLEDRRQFKNLVIGKLQVDTAEETSKLLVVKLAEATKKRAPEAEAVAKYIQQHKEHSIILCGDFNDGPISYAHRTIAKDLTDCYIASGNGPGISYHHGGFFVRIDNIMCSDDWEPYECKVDDKIAVSDHYPIICKLKMRPKKQK, encoded by the coding sequence ATGTTTAAAGGATTTAAGGAATTTACATATAAGATGATAGCTGGTGCTAATGTGGCAACTATCATCATCATGTTGCTGGTGGGCTTTTCTGACTTCTTTCAGCCAGAAAAGTTCGCCGCATTGGCTAATCTTGGCTTACTTTTCCCGGTTTTTCTTATAGTTAACTTAGGCTTTTTGCTTTTCTGGTTGCTCTTCCGGTCTAAGTATGCCATTATTCCATTCTTAGGCTTCTTGATCTGTTTTGTTCCTGTCCGCAAGTATATGCCAATCAACTTTTCTGGCGAAACTCCAAAAGCTTGTATCAAAGTTCTATCATATAATACCTGGAATTTTGGTGCACAGACAGAGGATGCCGAAGGAACTAATATCTGTATTGCTTATCTGCAGGAGCAGGATGCTGATATTGTTTGTCTGCAGGAAGCATGTCCTACTTCCCGGAATATTGAACAGATAGATAGCATGCTCAAGCCTATGTATGCTTTTCAGGATACAACGATGCACATAAATGGTGGAAATTGTCTTATGTTGCTCAGTAAATACCCTATTCTTTCAAAAGAGCGAATTCCTTATGAATCGAAAGGAAATATGAGTGTAGCGTATCGTCTGAAAGTGAAAGATAGAGAGGTCCTTCTCATCAATAATCATTTGGAAACTACCGGCTTAAGTTTAGAGGACAGACGCCAGTTCAAGAATCTGGTTATCGGAAAATTGCAGGTTGATACTGCAGAAGAAACGTCCAAACTGCTCGTTGTAAAACTTGCCGAGGCAACAAAGAAACGGGCTCCGGAGGCTGAGGCTGTAGCAAAATACATTCAGCAGCATAAAGAACATAGTATTATTTTGTGCGGTGACTTTAATGATGGTCCTATCTCTTATGCTCATCGTACGATAGCTAAAGATTTGACGGATTGCTACATTGCAAGTGGTAACGGACCGGGTATCAGCTATCATCATGGAGGCTTTTTTGTTCGCATTGACAATATCATGTGCTCAGACGATTGGGAGCCTTATGAATGTAAAGTTGATGATAAAATCGCCGTTTCAGACCACTATCCTATCATTTGTAAGCTAAAAATGCGCCCTAAAAAGCAAAAATAG
- the secDF gene encoding protein translocase subunit SecDF, with amino-acid sequence MQNKGIVICVAVLLTLASIFYLSFSFATRYYDSEAAKIKDPIAQQDYKDSVKYLGVYSYQNCLETQIGLGLDLKGGMNVILEISVPDVLENLADHKTDAGFTNAMKEARAQEEANGGDFVSLFINAYHKSAPGHKLAEVFATQQLQGKVSPQSSDAEVEKAIRASVQDAIDNSFNVVRTRIDKFGVVQPNIQKLEGQQGRIMVEMPGISQPERMRKMLQGSANLEFWETYNSEEIAPYLQQLDTRIANGDNGEEEKNSVAADTTVAKKEVAKAEPKKAEAKFSIKKKDDAVSKVGEDAQNAAAIKAHPLLARLQLGGGLSTVGYASVRDTAAINKIIYSAVAKRVLPSDLRLLWSAKPADNLKVKNVFELHALKVTTTTGRAPLEGDVITDAKDEFDQMGSPVVSMKMNTEGARKWAQMTKANVGKAIAIVLDGVVYSAPRVNGEIDGGSSQISGNFTIEDTKDLANTLKSGRMPAPARIVQEEVVGPTLGAQSIQMGIVSFVVAFVLLMVYMVMMYNVIPGMMANLALLVNVFFTLGILTSFQAALTLPGLAGMVLSLGTAVDANVLIYERIKEELRSGKGMKQAVAAGYGNAFSAIFDSNLTSLITGVILLTTGTGPIRGFATTWIIGIVVSFFTAVFLTRLVYDYKLNYDKWMHCKFDTPVSHNLMQGKKYKIMSMYKTTFTVAIVAAVVFIGSFFVRGLSKSIDFTGGRNYVVQFENPVEPEQIRTVLGDAFVNADGTKATTGAIAIGTDGKTIRVSTNYMIESNSPTVDDEAETILYNALKKANLVSQKSVEAFKNPDVRQGGSIISSTKVGPSVAKDITMGAIYSVLFALIAIFLYILVRFRNVAFSVGSTVALAFDALTVVGFYSLLWGLVPFSLEIDQTFIGAILTVVGYSINDKVVVFDRIRENLKLHPKGDRQQLFNASINETLARTINTSTSTLLVLLCIFILGGDSIRSFSFAMILGVVFGTLSSIFIASPMAYIVLGRKIKEGPAEEVAEVK; translated from the coding sequence ATGCAAAACAAAGGAATTGTAATTTGTGTAGCCGTCTTACTGACACTCGCAAGTATCTTCTATTTGTCATTCTCGTTTGCCACACGTTACTATGACAGCGAGGCTGCAAAGATTAAAGATCCTATTGCTCAGCAGGATTATAAGGATTCTGTTAAGTACTTAGGTGTTTATTCTTACCAGAACTGCTTGGAGACTCAGATTGGTCTTGGACTTGACCTTAAGGGCGGTATGAATGTAATTCTTGAGATTTCTGTACCTGATGTACTTGAAAACCTTGCCGATCATAAGACCGACGCAGGTTTTACCAATGCCATGAAGGAAGCTAGAGCTCAGGAAGAAGCTAACGGTGGTGACTTCGTGTCACTTTTCATTAACGCTTATCATAAGAGCGCACCAGGTCATAAACTCGCAGAAGTGTTCGCTACCCAGCAGTTGCAGGGCAAGGTTTCTCCTCAGAGCAGCGACGCAGAGGTAGAGAAGGCTATCCGCGCTTCTGTACAGGATGCTATTGACAACTCTTTCAATGTTGTCCGCACCCGTATCGATAAGTTCGGTGTTGTACAGCCTAACATCCAGAAGTTGGAAGGTCAGCAGGGCCGTATCATGGTAGAAATGCCTGGTATCAGCCAGCCAGAGCGTATGCGTAAGATGCTCCAGGGTAGTGCAAACCTTGAGTTCTGGGAGACATACAACTCAGAGGAAATCGCTCCTTATCTCCAGCAGCTTGATACTCGTATCGCAAATGGTGATAATGGTGAGGAGGAGAAAAACTCTGTTGCTGCTGATACAACTGTTGCAAAGAAAGAAGTTGCTAAGGCTGAGCCTAAGAAGGCTGAGGCTAAGTTCTCTATCAAGAAGAAGGACGATGCTGTAAGCAAGGTAGGCGAGGATGCTCAGAATGCTGCTGCTATCAAGGCTCACCCATTGTTGGCTCGTTTGCAGCTCGGTGGTGGTTTGAGCACTGTTGGTTATGCTAGCGTTCGCGATACTGCTGCTATCAACAAGATTATCTACTCTGCTGTGGCTAAGCGCGTTTTGCCATCAGACTTGCGCCTGCTTTGGAGTGCTAAGCCAGCTGATAACCTGAAGGTTAAGAATGTCTTCGAGCTTCACGCCTTGAAGGTAACTACCACTACAGGTCGTGCTCCTTTGGAGGGTGATGTAATTACCGATGCTAAGGACGAGTTCGACCAGATGGGTTCACCTGTTGTTAGCATGAAGATGAATACTGAGGGCGCACGTAAGTGGGCTCAGATGACTAAGGCTAACGTAGGTAAGGCTATTGCTATCGTTCTGGATGGCGTAGTTTACTCTGCTCCTCGTGTAAACGGCGAGATTGATGGTGGTAGCTCTCAGATTTCCGGTAACTTCACTATCGAGGATACCAAGGACTTGGCTAACACATTGAAGTCTGGTCGTATGCCAGCTCCTGCTCGTATCGTTCAGGAGGAGGTTGTAGGTCCTACACTCGGTGCACAGTCTATCCAGATGGGTATTGTATCATTCGTTGTTGCTTTCGTACTCCTGATGGTTTACATGGTGATGATGTACAATGTCATTCCTGGTATGATGGCTAACCTGGCATTGCTCGTCAATGTATTCTTCACGCTGGGTATTCTGACGTCCTTCCAGGCGGCTCTGACGTTACCAGGTCTTGCCGGTATGGTCTTGTCTCTGGGTACTGCCGTGGATGCCAACGTGCTTATATATGAACGTATCAAGGAGGAGCTCCGCTCTGGCAAGGGTATGAAGCAGGCTGTAGCTGCCGGTTATGGTAATGCTTTCTCAGCTATCTTCGACTCTAACTTGACTTCTTTGATTACAGGTGTTATCCTGTTGACTACCGGTACAGGTCCTATCCGTGGTTTCGCTACTACCTGGATTATCGGTATCGTTGTATCATTCTTCACAGCTGTGTTCCTGACACGTCTGGTTTATGACTATAAGTTGAACTACGATAAGTGGATGCACTGTAAGTTTGATACTCCAGTTTCCCACAACCTGATGCAGGGCAAGAAGTATAAGATCATGTCTATGTACAAGACTACCTTCACCGTAGCAATCGTTGCTGCAGTTGTGTTCATTGGTAGCTTCTTTGTTCGTGGCTTGAGTAAGAGTATCGACTTCACTGGTGGTCGTAACTATGTGGTACAGTTCGAGAATCCTGTAGAGCCTGAGCAGATCCGTACTGTTCTTGGCGATGCATTCGTCAATGCAGACGGCACCAAGGCAACTACTGGCGCTATCGCTATCGGTACAGATGGCAAGACCATCCGTGTATCTACCAACTATATGATTGAGAGCAACAGTCCAACTGTTGACGATGAGGCTGAGACTATCCTTTACAATGCCTTGAAGAAGGCCAACCTGGTATCTCAGAAGAGTGTTGAGGCATTCAAGAACCCAGATGTTCGTCAGGGTGGTTCTATCATCAGTAGTACAAAGGTAGGTCCTTCTGTGGCTAAGGATATCACTATGGGTGCTATCTATAGTGTGCTCTTTGCATTGATTGCTATCTTCCTCTACATCCTGGTACGTTTCCGCAACGTGGCCTTCTCTGTAGGTTCTACTGTAGCTTTGGCATTCGATGCCTTGACAGTAGTCGGTTTCTACTCACTCCTGTGGGGTCTCGTTCCATTCTCATTGGAGATTGATCAGACCTTCATCGGTGCTATCCTGACCGTGGTAGGTTACTCTATCAACGATAAGGTGGTTGTGTTCGACCGTATCCGTGAGAACTTGAAGTTGCATCCTAAGGGCGACCGTCAGCAGCTCTTCAATGCATCTATCAATGAGACATTGGCTCGTACCATCAATACATCTACATCTACATTGCTCGTGTTGCTCTGTATCTTCATCCTCGGTGGTGACAGCATTCGCAGCTTTTCATTCGCAATGATCCTGGGTGTTGTATTCGGTACATTGTCATCTATCTTCATTGCATCTCCAATGGCTTACATCGTTCTTGGTCGTAAGATTAAGGAAGGGCCAGCTGAGGAGGTTGCAGAAGTTAAGTAA
- a CDS encoding endonuclease/exonuclease/phosphatase family protein translates to MFFTLILSSFLTFVELNCENLFDTKHDSLKNDYEFLPQSSYKWTPYRYWRKLANLSKTIVALGYEDLSLVGTASPDNPSRPSEKSWHVPDFVALCEVENDSVLFDLTRRSALRGVNYDYVMTDSPDERGIDVALLYQPSSFALIQFRSIRIKSLPDTRPTRDILYASGRIMNDDTLHVFVLHAPSRRGGEQVSRPYRLQVASQLVSAVDSIYALNDSARIIVAGDFNDYSDSPALRYLYQHHLINISVGVKGSHGAKATYRWHGDWRSLDQILFSPSLSRLKMSCQIGDLPFLLEDDEKYGGKKPFRTYLGPRYLGGYSDHLPLVAKFKIEGGYE, encoded by the coding sequence ATGTTTTTCACTCTCATCTTATCAAGTTTCCTCACTTTTGTGGAGTTGAACTGCGAAAACCTCTTCGATACGAAGCATGATTCGCTGAAGAATGACTATGAATTCCTGCCACAGAGCAGTTACAAGTGGACGCCTTATCGCTATTGGCGCAAGCTGGCAAATCTTTCCAAGACTATAGTAGCTTTGGGTTATGAAGATTTGTCGCTTGTTGGTACCGCCTCCCCAGATAATCCTTCAAGACCCTCGGAGAAGTCCTGGCATGTTCCCGATTTTGTGGCGCTTTGCGAAGTGGAGAACGATAGTGTGCTGTTTGATTTAACCCGGCGTTCAGCTCTTCGCGGTGTGAATTATGATTATGTGATGACCGATTCGCCTGATGAACGAGGCATAGATGTGGCTTTGCTTTATCAGCCATCTTCTTTTGCGCTTATACAGTTCCGGTCCATCCGCATCAAGTCGCTGCCTGATACTCGCCCTACGAGAGATATTCTCTATGCTTCGGGGCGGATTATGAATGATGATACGCTCCATGTCTTTGTATTGCATGCGCCTAGCCGGCGTGGCGGCGAACAGGTTTCGCGTCCCTACCGCCTGCAGGTAGCCAGCCAGCTGGTTTCTGCCGTAGATTCTATCTATGCGCTCAATGATAGTGCAAGGATTATCGTAGCCGGCGATTTCAACGATTATTCCGATTCTCCGGCCCTTCGTTATCTTTATCAGCATCACCTTATTAATATATCTGTTGGCGTCAAAGGCTCTCATGGTGCCAAGGCTACTTATCGCTGGCATGGAGATTGGCGAAGTCTTGACCAGATTCTCTTCAGTCCTTCGCTTTCCCGACTTAAGATGAGTTGTCAGATAGGAGATTTGCCATTTCTCTTAGAAGATGATGAGAAATATGGCGGAAAGAAACCTTTCCGCACCTATCTCGGTCCCCGATATTTGGGTGGATACAGCGATCATCTTCCGCTTGTTGCCAAGTTTAAGATAGAGGGTGGATATGAATAA
- the tyrS gene encoding tyrosine--tRNA ligase, whose product MAKNFVEELKWRGMLAQIMPGTEEYLNTHMVSAYLGTDPTADSLHIGHLCGIMMLRHLQRCGHKPYLLVGGATGMIGDPSGKSQERNLLDSETLYHNQEAIKKQVSKFLDFDGNEPNKAELVNNYDWMKDFTFLDFARVVGKHITVNYMMAKDSVQKRLNGEARDGLSFTEFTYQLLQGYDFLYQYEKYGVRLQLGGNDQWGNMTTGTELIHRTLGNNAECFCLTCPLITKADGKKFGKTESGNIWLDRNRTTPYAFYQFWLNVSDDDAEKYIKIFTDLDKDTIDALVEEHKQDPGRRVLQKRLAEEVTIMVHSQEDLDMAIAASNILFGKATKENLAQLDEATLNDVFANVPHYDLDKNLLGGTAVDLFNQEGMQIFPSKSEMRKLVKGGGVSLNKEKLAAFDQVVTADDLIDGKYLLVQKGKKNYFLITVK is encoded by the coding sequence ATGGCAAAAAATTTTGTTGAAGAATTGAAATGGCGTGGTATGCTGGCGCAGATAATGCCAGGTACTGAGGAATATCTCAACACCCACATGGTGTCTGCCTATCTCGGAACTGACCCTACTGCAGACTCTCTGCACATCGGTCACCTTTGTGGTATCATGATGTTGCGTCACTTGCAGCGTTGTGGCCATAAGCCTTATCTCCTCGTCGGCGGTGCCACGGGTATGATTGGCGACCCTTCTGGCAAGAGCCAGGAGCGCAATCTTCTCGATTCAGAGACTCTCTATCATAATCAGGAAGCTATCAAGAAGCAGGTATCTAAGTTCCTCGACTTCGATGGTAATGAGCCTAACAAGGCGGAGTTGGTGAACAACTACGACTGGATGAAGGACTTCACCTTCCTTGATTTCGCTCGTGTGGTTGGTAAGCATATCACTGTAAACTACATGATGGCGAAAGATAGCGTGCAGAAGCGCTTGAACGGTGAGGCTCGCGACGGCTTGTCTTTCACAGAGTTCACCTATCAGTTGCTCCAGGGCTACGACTTCCTCTATCAGTATGAGAAGTATGGTGTGCGCCTCCAGTTGGGTGGTAACGACCAGTGGGGTAACATGACTACCGGTACAGAGCTGATTCACCGTACATTGGGTAACAATGCAGAGTGCTTCTGCCTTACTTGCCCATTGATTACCAAGGCAGACGGTAAGAAGTTCGGTAAGACAGAGAGCGGTAACATCTGGTTGGACCGTAACCGCACTACTCCTTACGCTTTCTACCAGTTCTGGTTGAACGTAAGCGATGATGATGCCGAGAAGTACATCAAGATCTTCACTGACCTTGACAAGGATACTATCGATGCTCTCGTAGAGGAGCACAAGCAGGACCCAGGCCGCCGTGTACTTCAGAAGCGTCTGGCTGAGGAGGTTACCATAATGGTTCATTCTCAGGAGGATTTGGATATGGCTATCGCAGCCAGCAACATCCTTTTCGGTAAGGCTACCAAGGAGAACTTGGCACAACTCGATGAGGCTACATTGAACGATGTATTTGCCAATGTACCTCACTACGACCTCGACAAGAACTTGCTCGGTGGTACAGCTGTTGACCTCTTCAACCAGGAAGGTATGCAGATCTTCCCAAGCAAGAGCGAGATGCGCAAGCTCGTTAAGGGTGGTGGCGTTTCACTCAACAAGGAGAAACTCGCTGCTTTCGATCAGGTTGTAACTGCTGATGACCTGATTGACGGTAAGTATCTTTTGGTTCAGAAAGGTAAGAAGAACTACTTCTTGATTACCGTTAAGTAA
- a CDS encoding rhomboid family intramembrane serine protease yields MRNIPIVTKNLLIVNVVAFLACMLMDKSMGGGSGLTDLFGLHFFLASDFHIYQLVTYMFMHGGFQHILFNMFALWMFGCVVERVWGPKKFLFYYIVCGVGAGLFQEAAQYITYVAKDMAAYDYVSVNGARITMEQYLNLWTTVGASGAIYAILLAFGMIYPNERLFIFPLPVPIKAKFFVIGYAVIELVSTFSLSDDGVAHIAHLGGMVFGFFLIRYWRKQIDNGYYHSNSSDAFDKLKGMFGGKRRAGRTHFTYTKNESYNQTYEQDAECKTNEKVVSQEEIDRILDKIRKSGYDSLTPSEKQMLFDQSNK; encoded by the coding sequence ATGCGCAATATTCCAATTGTAACAAAGAATTTGCTGATAGTGAATGTAGTAGCATTCCTGGCATGCATGCTGATGGACAAGAGTATGGGTGGTGGTTCTGGCCTGACAGATCTGTTTGGGCTTCATTTCTTCCTGGCATCCGATTTCCATATTTATCAGTTAGTTACCTACATGTTTATGCATGGTGGTTTCCAGCATATTCTCTTCAATATGTTTGCCCTATGGATGTTTGGCTGTGTGGTTGAAAGAGTTTGGGGACCAAAGAAATTCCTTTTTTATTACATAGTGTGTGGAGTGGGAGCAGGTTTGTTCCAGGAAGCTGCACAGTATATTACCTATGTGGCAAAGGATATGGCAGCTTATGATTATGTTAGTGTTAATGGAGCCAGAATAACAATGGAGCAATATCTGAACCTATGGACTACCGTGGGAGCTTCAGGAGCTATTTATGCCATATTGCTTGCCTTTGGTATGATTTATCCAAACGAGCGTCTCTTCATTTTCCCATTGCCAGTTCCTATTAAAGCTAAATTCTTCGTGATAGGCTATGCTGTCATAGAATTGGTTTCAACATTCTCTCTCTCTGATGACGGTGTGGCTCATATTGCCCATTTGGGAGGTATGGTCTTTGGATTCTTCCTGATCCGTTATTGGCGTAAGCAGATTGATAACGGTTACTATCATTCAAATTCTTCAGACGCTTTTGATAAGTTGAAAGGTATGTTCGGTGGAAAGCGTCGGGCAGGTAGAACGCATTTTACTTATACCAAGAATGAATCTTATAATCAGACTTATGAACAGGATGCTGAATGTAAGACCAACGAAAAGGTTGTGTCACAGGAAGAGATAGATCGAATCTTAGATAAAATAAGAAAGAGCGGTTATGATAGCTTGACTCCTAGTGAAAAGCAGATGCTCTTTGATCAGAGTAATAAGTAA
- a CDS encoding enoyl-ACP reductase FabI — protein MTHNLLKGKRGIIFGALNEESIAWKVAVKAAEEGATIALSNTAMALRMGTLDKLAEQINAPIIAADATSVEDLEKVFTEAQEKLGGKIDFVLHSVAMSPNVRKHRTYDDLDYNFLNKTLDISAISFHKMLQVAKKLDAINEWGSVVALTYVASQRTFFGYNDMADAKSMLESIARSFGYIYGREKHVRINTISQSPTATTAGKGIKDIENMMDFADKMSPLGNAVAEDCANYCVMMFSDFTRKVTMQNLFHDGGFSSMGMSLRAMNQYAKDMTPYEDEKGNVIYG, from the coding sequence ATGACTCACAATTTGTTAAAAGGCAAGCGTGGCATCATCTTCGGTGCACTCAATGAGGAATCAATCGCTTGGAAAGTAGCTGTAAAGGCTGCTGAAGAGGGTGCTACTATCGCACTTAGTAATACAGCTATGGCTTTGCGTATGGGTACGCTGGATAAGCTCGCTGAACAGATCAACGCTCCTATCATCGCAGCTGATGCGACTAGCGTAGAAGACTTGGAAAAGGTATTCACAGAGGCTCAGGAGAAACTCGGTGGCAAAATCGACTTCGTGCTCCACTCTGTAGCCATGAGCCCTAACGTTCGCAAGCATCGTACATACGATGACCTCGACTACAACTTCCTGAACAAGACATTGGACATCTCTGCTATCTCTTTCCACAAGATGTTGCAGGTAGCCAAGAAGTTGGATGCTATCAACGAGTGGGGTTCTGTAGTAGCTCTCACATACGTAGCTTCTCAGCGTACATTCTTCGGTTACAACGATATGGCTGATGCCAAGAGCATGCTCGAAAGTATCGCCCGCAGCTTCGGTTACATCTATGGTCGTGAGAAGCACGTGCGCATCAACACCATCTCTCAGAGCCCTACAGCTACAACAGCAGGTAAGGGTATCAAGGATATCGAGAACATGATGGACTTCGCCGACAAGATGTCTCCACTCGGAAACGCCGTAGCTGAGGATTGCGCAAACTACTGCGTGATGATGTTCTCTGACTTCACCCGCAAGGTAACCATGCAGAACCTCTTCCACGATGGTGGTTTCTCATCAATGGGTATGAGCCTCCGTGCCATGAACCAGTATGCTAAGGATATGACTCCTTATGAGGATGAGAAAGGTAATGTTATCTACGGATAA